A window from Gammaproteobacteria bacterium encodes these proteins:
- a CDS encoding globin, which yields MGHDELFDQSYERVKGIRQHGKGFFDIFYDKFITASDIVAEHFRNTDMQRQREMLEKSFYSLFIFYATSNANDYLDKIAKQHGKHALNIPDELYDIWIDCLLETVKELDPEYTPEIELSWRLVLSAGIVYMKYKYR from the coding sequence ATTTGATCAAAGTTACGAACGGGTAAAAGGAATTCGTCAACATGGGAAAGGATTCTTTGATATCTTTTATGATAAATTTATCACGGCATCGGATATTGTGGCGGAACATTTTCGCAATACGGATATGCAACGTCAGCGCGAAATGCTGGAAAAATCCTTTTACAGCTTATTTATTTTCTACGCCACCAGCAATGCCAACGACTACCTTGATAAAATTGCCAAGCAGCACGGTAAGCACGCCTTAAATATTCCCGACGAACTCTATGATATTTGGATCGATTGCCTGTTAGAGACAGTTAAGGAGCTGGATCCCGAGTACACACCGGAAATAGAGCTATCCTGGCGGCTGGTGTTATCCGCCGGTATTGTGTATATGAAATACAAATACCGTTAA